The following proteins come from a genomic window of Gossypium raimondii isolate GPD5lz chromosome 5, ASM2569854v1, whole genome shotgun sequence:
- the LOC105769148 gene encoding cytochrome P450 CYP82D47: protein MDPLYLSTFGYAVVLCITLLFLYTKLKKPSSGSGGKAPPVAAGAWPIIGHLPLLGGPKAPHEALGDLEEKYGPAYMIRIGVHPALVVNSSEVAKEIFTVNDMHVSSRSEFAAAEHLGYNYAMFGFSPYGQYWREMRKITMLEVLSNHRIDQLKKVFVSEIEGSMKLLYKTWAQKKDGSGKVLVEMKKHFSDLTLNVIMRTVAGKRYSVVAEEDQKEVLRYRKALRDFFHLTGMFVLGDAVPFLRWLDIGGYEKRMKITAKELDEISGGWLDDHRKGGRWDENKKEKDFMDVMNSVLKGASLAGYDADTINKATSLNMILAGSDTTTVTLIWGLSLMLNKPHILKKAQEELDTHIGKDRFVNETDIGKLVYIQAIVKETLRLYPPAPLSAPRELSETCSIGGYDIPKGTRLIINLHKIQRDPKKWPEPSEFKPERFLTTHKDVDVRGQHFELMPFGSGRRSCPGTSFALHMLFLTMSNFLHAFDFSTPSNGLIDLTGTAGLTNIKSTPLEALVSPRLAPELYN from the exons ATGGATCCTCTTTATCTCTCCACTTTTGGTTATGCAGTAGTCTTATGCATCACGCTACTCTTTCTGTACACCAAGCTCAAAAAGCCTAGCTCAGGAAGTGGCGGCAAAGCTCCACCTGTAGCTGCCGGTGCATGGCCAATAATCGGTCACCTTCCGCTGTTAGGCGGACCCAAGGCCCCTCATGAAGCGTTGGGAGACTTGGAAGAGAAATATGGACCTGCCTACATGATCCGGATCGGTGTTCATCCAGCCTTGGTGGTGAATTCGAGTGAGGTAGCCAAGGAAATCTTCACCGTCAATGATATGCATGTTTCCTCCCGTTCCGAATTTGCGGCCGCTGAACACTTGGGTTACAACTATGCCATGTTTGGGTTCTCTCCTTACGGACAATACTGGCGTGAAATGCGCAAAATAACAATGTTGGAGGTGCTATCTAATCACAGGATCGATCAGCTCAAGAAGGTTTTTGTCTCGGAAATAGAAGGCTCAATGAAACTATTATATAAAACTTGGGCCCAGAAAAAGGATGGCTCGGGTAAGGTGTTGGTTGAGATGAAAAAACACTTTTCGGACTTGACTTTGAACGTTATTATGAGGACGGTGGCTGGTAAGAGGTACAGTGTTGTTGCAGAGGAAGACCAGAAAGAGGTGTTGAGGTATCGAAAGGCTTTACGGGATTTCTTTCACTTGACAGGGATGTTTGTGTTGGGAGATGCAGTCCCTTTCCTTCGATGGTTGGATATTGGTGGTTATGAGAAGCGGATGAAGATAACTGCTAAAGAGTTGGATGAAATTTCCGGGGGATGGCTAGATGACCATAGGAAGGGTGGACGCTgggatgaaaataaaaaggagaagGATTTCATGGATGTGATGAACTCCGTTCTTAAAGGTGCAAGTCTTGCCGGATATGATGCTGACACCATCAACAAAGCCACTTCCTTG AATATGATTTTAGCAGGCAGTGACACCACAACGGTTACCTTAATATGGGGTCTTTCCCTAATGTTGAACAAACCTCATATACTCAAAAAGGCTCAAGAAGAACTAGACACCCATATAGGCAAGGATAGGTTTGTGAATGAAACAGACATCGGCAAATTGGTGTACATTCAAGCCATAGTTAAAGAGACATTAAGATTGTATCCACCTGCACCTCTGTCAGCACCTCGTGAGCTCAGTGAAACTTGCTCCATTGGAGGCTACGACATCCCCAAAGGCACTCGGTTGATCATAAACCTTCACAAGATTCAAAGGGATCCTAAAAAATGGCCAGAACCATCGGAGTTTAAGCCCGAGAGGTTTCTCACTACCCACAAAGATGTGGATGTTAGGGGTCAACATTTTGAACTAATGCCCTTTGGCAGCGGTAGGAGGAGTTGTCCTGGAACCTCGTTTGCACTCCATATGTTGTTCTTGACCATGTCTAATTTTTTGCACGCCTTCGATTTCTCAACACCATCCAATGGTTTGATTGACTTGACCGGCACTGCTGGATTGACTAACATTAAATCTACACCGCTTGAAGCCTTGGTCTCACCTCGCCTTGCTCCTGAgctttataattaa